The Equus asinus isolate D_3611 breed Donkey chromosome 4, EquAss-T2T_v2, whole genome shotgun sequence genome has a segment encoding these proteins:
- the PMS1 gene encoding PMS1 protein homolog 1 isoform X5, whose amino-acid sequence MKQLPAATVRLLSSSQIITSVVSVVKELIENSLDAGATSIDVKLENFGFDKIEVRDNGEGIKAIDAPVMAIKYYTSKINSHEDLENLTTYGFRGEALGSICCVAEVSIITRTAADNFSTQYVLDGSGHIISQKPSHLGQGTTVTALKLFKNLPVRKQFYSTAKKCKDEIKKVQDLLISYGILKPDLRIVFVHNKAVIWQKTRVSDHKMALMSVLGTAVMGNMESVQYHSEESQGLHMGRNSYLWMVVSAASLLWWHFLGVSQC is encoded by the exons ATGAAACAGTTGCCTGCAGCAACAGTTCGCCTCCTTTCAAGTTCTCAGATAATCACTTCAGTGGTCAGTGTTGTAAAAGAGCTCATTGAAAACTCCTTGGATGCTGGTGCCACAAGCATAGATGTTAAACTG gAGAACTTTGGGTTTGATAAAATTGAGGTGCGAGACAATGGTGAGGGCATCAAAGCCATTGATGCACCTGTGATGGCAATAAAGTACTACACCTCAAAAATAAACAGTCATGAAGATCTTGAAAATTTGACGACTTACGGTTTTCGTGGAGAAGCTTTGGGCTCAATTTGTTGTGTCGCTGAG gTCTCAATTATTACAAGGACGGCTGCTGATAATTTTAGCACCCAGTATGTTTTAGATGGTAGTGGCCACATAATTTCTCAAAAACCTTCACATCTTGGTCAAG GTACAACTGTAACTGCTTTAAAATTGTTTAAGAATCTACCTGTAAGAAAGCAATTTTATTCAACTGCTAAAAAatgtaaagatgaaataaaaaaggtCCAGGATCTCCTCATAAGCTATGGTATACTTAAACCTGACTTAAGGATTGTTTTTGTACATAACAAG GCAGTTATTTGGCAGAAAACGAGAGTATCAGATCATAAGATGGCTCTCATGTCTGTTCTGGGGACTGCTGTTATGGGCAATATGGAATCCGTGCAGTACCACTCAGAAGAATCTCAG GGCCTGCATATGGGAAGAAACTCCTATTTATGGATGGTGGTCTCAGCTGCATCACTGCTGTGGTGGCATTTCTTAGGAGTTTCCCAGTGTTAA
- the PMS1 gene encoding PMS1 protein homolog 1 isoform X6 — MKQLPAATVRLLSSSQIITSVVSVVKELIENSLDAGATSIDVKLENFGFDKIEVRDNGEGIKAIDAPVMAIKYYTSKINSHEDLENLTTYGFRGEALGSICCVAEVSIITRTAADNFSTQYVLDGSGHIISQKPSHLGQGTTVTALKLFKNLPVRKQFYSTAKKCKDEIKKVQDLLISYGILKPDLRIVFVHNKVFITVNLPISTAFAASCKFWYVVFSFLFISGYLFFFFF; from the exons ATGAAACAGTTGCCTGCAGCAACAGTTCGCCTCCTTTCAAGTTCTCAGATAATCACTTCAGTGGTCAGTGTTGTAAAAGAGCTCATTGAAAACTCCTTGGATGCTGGTGCCACAAGCATAGATGTTAAACTG gAGAACTTTGGGTTTGATAAAATTGAGGTGCGAGACAATGGTGAGGGCATCAAAGCCATTGATGCACCTGTGATGGCAATAAAGTACTACACCTCAAAAATAAACAGTCATGAAGATCTTGAAAATTTGACGACTTACGGTTTTCGTGGAGAAGCTTTGGGCTCAATTTGTTGTGTCGCTGAG gTCTCAATTATTACAAGGACGGCTGCTGATAATTTTAGCACCCAGTATGTTTTAGATGGTAGTGGCCACATAATTTCTCAAAAACCTTCACATCTTGGTCAAG GTACAACTGTAACTGCTTTAAAATTGTTTAAGAATCTACCTGTAAGAAAGCAATTTTATTCAACTGCTAAAAAatgtaaagatgaaataaaaaaggtCCAGGATCTCCTCATAAGCTATGGTATACTTAAACCTGACTTAAGGATTGTTTTTGTACATAACAAG gtgtttatcacTGTGAACCTCCCtattagtactgcttttgctgcatcctgtaagttttggtatgttgtgttttcatttttatttatctcagggtatcttttttttttttttttttaa